A genomic segment from Malus domestica chromosome 05, GDT2T_hap1 encodes:
- the LOC103435628 gene encoding LRR receptor-like serine/threonine-protein kinase GHR1 — MLRRLFVVSLLFISAMGQLPSQDILALLEFKKGVKHDPTGYVLNSWNDESIDFDGCPSSWNGVVCNGGNVAGVVLDNLSLSADVDLSVFANLTKLVRLSMANNSIMGKFPDNIADFKSLEFLDLSNNLFSSPLLPGIGRLGSLRNLSLGGNNFSGSIPDSISGLSSVQLLDLSRNSLSGPLPASLTELPKLVHLNLSLNGFTKKIPKGFELISSLDVLDLHGNMLDGHIDPEFLMLSEVTHVDLSGNMFVSSSSQQQKFLPRLSETIKYLNLSHNQLTGSLVSGGELQMFENLKVLDLSYNQLSGELPGFNFAYDLQVLKLSNNRFTGDIPNGLLKGDSLVVTELDLSGNNLTGPIDMITSTNLCFLNLSSNGLTGELPLLTGSCAVLDLSNNKFEGNLTRMVKWGNIEYLDLSQNHLAGPIPDVTPQFLRLNYLNLSHNTLSSSIASVITQYPKISVFDLSSNQLNGTVLAELLTMPTLQELHLRDNLLTGSINISSPLPSESNLQVVDLSQNHLSGYFPDHFGSLKGLKMFNIARNNFSGSLPTSFTNISTLSSLDISQNHFTGPLPNNLPTSLESFNASYNDLSGDVPENLRKFPKSSFYPGNARLLFPNGPPGSNSSGNENSKRRPISAMVKVIIIVSCVVAVFILLLLAIFVHYIRMSRRIPSEHTTSKKDIHRRTQPNQSGDRGTGTGGALVVSAEDLMASQKGSSSETVSPDKKVAAVAGFSPSKHNHFSWSPDSGESVTTENLARLDVRSPDKLFGELHFLDDTIALTPEELSRAPAEVLGRSSHGTSYRATLDNGLFLTVKWLREGVAKQKKEFAKEAKKFANMRHPNVVGLRGYYWGPTQHEKLILSDYISPGSLASFLYDRPGRKGPPLTWAQRLKIAVDVARGLNYLHFDRAVPHGNLKASNILLDGPDLNARVADYCLHRLMTQAGTIEQILDAGVLGYRAPELAASKKPLPSFKSDIYAFGVIMLELLTGRCAGDVISGEGSGVDLTDWVRLRVAEGRGSECFDAALVPEMGMPAAEKGTKEVLGIALRCLRSVGERPGIKNIYEDLSSI; from the exons TCTCTGCGGATGTGGACTTGAGTGTGTTTGCGAATCTAACGAAGCTTGTGAGACTTTCCATGGCCAACAACTCGATAATGGGGAAGTTTCCCGACAACATAGCTGACTTCAAAAGCCTTGAGTTCCTTGACCTGTCcaacaatttattttcttcacctTTACTACCTGGGATTGGTAGGTTAGGGAGCTTAAGGAATCTCTCACTAGGTGGCAACAACTTCTCCGGTTCTATTCCAGATTCAATTTCAGGGCTTTCCTCAGTCCAGTTATTGGACTTGAGTCGAAACTCCTTGTCCGGGCCCCTGCCGGCATCATTGACAGAGCTGCCTAAACTGGTACATCTAAATTTGTCTTTAAATGGCTTTACCAAGAAAATACCCAAGGGGTTTGAGTTAATTTCAAGTCTCGATGTGCTTGACTTGCATGGGAACATGCTCGATGGGCATATCGATCCGGAATTTTTGATGCTATCTGAGGTCACTCATGTTGATTTGAGTGGCAATATGTTTGTGAGTTCCAGTTCACAACAGCAGAAGTTTCTACCCCGCCTTTCTGAGACTATTAAGTACTTGAATCTTAGCCACAACCAGCTCACTGGGTCACTGGTAAGCGGTGGTGAGCTACAgatgtttgaaaacctgaaggtGTTGGATCTCAGCTACAACCAGCTGTCAGGGGAATTGCCTGGCTTTAATTTTGCCTATGATCTCCAAGTCCTCAAACTCAGCAACAACAGATTTACCGGAGATATTCCTAATGGTCTGTTAAAAGGAGATTCTCTTGTCGTAACTGAACTAGATTTGAGTGGCAACAATCTCACAG GACCAATAGATATGATCACATCGACCAATCTGTGCTTCCTCAATCTGTCCTCAAATGGGCTTACTGGTGAGTTACCATTGCTGACCGGAAGTTGTGCCGTGCTTGATCTATCGAATAACAAATTCGAAGGAAACTTAACCAGGATGGTGAAATGGGGGAACATCGAATATCTCGATCTGAGTCAAAATCATTTGGCAGGACCCATCCCTGATGTAACCCCACAGTTTTTGCGTTTAAATTATCTTAACCTCTCCCATAACACTCTTAGTAGTTCTATAGCAAGTGTTATAACACAATATCCAAAGATTAGCGTCTTTGATCTCAGTTCCAATCAGCTCAATGGAACGGTTCTAGCTGAATTGCTAACAATGCCCACTTTGCAAGAACTGCACCTTCGTGATAATTTACTCACCGGCTCGATTAACATCTCATCTCCTTTGCCCAGTGAGTCAAATCTTCAAGTTGTTGATCTTTCCCAGAACCATCTTAGTGGCTATTTTCCTGATCATTTTGGTTCATTGAAGGGGCTTAAAATGTTCAATATTGCTAGAAATAATTTTTCTGGCTCTCTTCCAACTTCCTTCACCAACATCAGCACTTTAAGCTCTTTAGACATATCCCAGAATCATTTTACAGGTCCTTTGCCAAACAACTTGCCTACTAGTCTTGAAAGCTTTAATGCTTCATACAATGATCTTTCCGGGGATGTCCCAGAAAATCTGAGAAAGTTTCCAAAATCTTCCTTCTATCCAGGGAATGCACGTTTGCTTTTTCCAAATGGTCCTCCGGGATCAAACAGTTCTGGAAATGAAAATTCAAAGAGGAGACCAATCAGTGCAATGGTCAAAGTAATCATTATAGTTTCATGTGTGGTTGCTGTCTTCATTCTTCTTCTGCTTGCTATCTTCGTACACTACATCCGTATGTCAAGAAGAATCCCATCAGAGCATACCACAAGCAAAAAAGACATCCACAGGCGCACTCAACCAAACCAATCTGGTGATCGTGGAACAGGCACGGGTGGTGCTTTGGTTGTTTCAGCTGAGGATCTCATGGCTTCACAAAAAGGATCATCATCCGAAACTGTCAGCCCCGATAAAAAGGTTGCAGCTGTAGCTGGTTTCTCCCCTTCAAAGCACAACCATTTCTCTTGGTCGCCAGACTCTGGAGAGTCGGTCACTACTGAAAACCTTGCAAGACTGGACGTGAGGTCACCGGATAAATTGTTTGGGGAGCTGCATTTTCTTGATGATACAATTGCATTAACCCCGGAGGAGCTGTCAAGGGCTCCTGCTGAAGTTCTAGGAAGAAGTAGCCATGGGACTTCTTACAGGGCAACACTTGATAATGGGTTGTTCTTGACGGTTAAGTGGTTGAGAGAAGGGGTGGCGAAACAGAAAAAGGAGTTTGCCAAGGAGGCTAAAAAGTTCGCGAACATGAGGCATCCAAATGTTGTAGGTTTGAGAGGGTACTATTGGGGTCCCACACAGCATGAGAAGCTCATTCTCTCCGATTATATCTCACCGGGAAGTCTTGCAAGCTTCCTTTATG ATCGGCCAGGAAGAAAAGGTCCACCATTGACCTGGGCCCAAAGGCTCAAAATTGCAGTTGACGTCGCACGTGGCCTGAACTATCTCCATTTTGACCGTGCTGTTCCACACGGTAACCTCAAAGCATCAAATATTTTGTTGGACGGGCCAGACCTGAATGCCCGTGTTGCTGATTACTGCCTACACCGCCTCATGACACAAGCTGGCACCATCGAACAGATTCTTGATGCTGGTGTGTTGGGTTACCGTGCACCAGAGTTGGCTGCTTCCAAGAAGCCTCTTCCCTCCTTCAAGTCAGATATTTACGCCTTTGGAGTGATAATGCTGGAACTCCTAACTGGAAGGTGCGCGGGCGATGTGATTTCAGGTGAAGGAAGTGGGGTTGATTTGACAGATTGGGTTCGGCTGAGGGTGGCAGAAGGGCGCGGCTCTGAATGTTTTGACGCTGCATTGGTGCCGGAAATGGGAATGCCAGCAGCGGAGAAGGGAACGAAGGAGGTCCTTGGAATAGCGTTACGATGTCTAAGAAGTGTTGGGGAGAGGCCAGGTATTAAGAACATATATGAGGATCTCTCCTCCATATAG